CCGCCTCGGGCGACGGCTGAGCGTGGGCGGCGAGCGTCGCCGCGAGGGCGAGGAGGACGAGGCGCAGCATGAGCAGGGGAATGGCGGTCCGTCAGTCTACAGAGCGTCCTCGCCGCTCACGCCTCGGTGAGCACCTCCGGGCAACTCCGGCGCACGAGCGCGCGGGCCAACACCCGCGTCGCGTCGAGCATCGGGACGCCGCCGACCTCCGTCATCGACAGGGCGAGGGGGATCTCGGTGCAGGCGAGGACGACCACCTCGGCGCCCGCCCCGACGAGGTGGTCGAGGCCGGCCCGGAGACCCGCCACGGCCCGGTCGTTGACCGGTGCGGACACGCTCTTCACGCCGTACGTCGGGTCGTAGATGGCGGGGTGGACGTCGGTCTCTTGGACCGACGGGGGCGGGGCGATCACGTCGAGCCCGAGCGGGCCGAGGCGGTCGGGGTAGACCCGGGCCGCCAGTGTCCCCGTCGTCGAGAGGACGCCGACGCGGCGGGCGTCCGGAAAGCGGTGGCGGATCTCGTCGGCCACGGCCTCGATCAGGTCCACGAACTCGGCCCGGCCGCCGATTCGCTCGCGGACGCAGGCGATGATGGCCGGCGCGTGGGCCGTGTTGCAGGGGATCCCGATGATCTCGGCGCCGCCCGTGATGAGGGTGTCGGCGAGGTCGGCGAGCGCGAGGCCGGGGTTGATGGCGGTGCGGCCCAGCAGGAAGTCCGTCCGGTCGGCGATCCGGTGCGGGTGCGAGACGAGCGTGACCGGCAGGTGGTCCTGGTCGCAGCGCGCGCGCGTCGCGGCCGTGATCTTGCGGACGAGGTCGAGGCCGGCCATCGGGCCGACGCCGCCGACGATGCCGATGGGGCGGGGGGAGGGCATGCCCCCGAGACGTTTGGTCCTGGCAGCGGATCCCGCCGGCCCGCGTCCCGCCACGTCTTGCGGGGCTGCCCGCAGCCGGGTGGGTCCACCTCGGGCGCGAGGTGGGGTGGGTGACGGGAGCTGTCATACCTCGGCCCTACCTTGCGGGAAACCGACTCCGAACGCATGGACTCCGCCCCCCGCGACGCCTCGGCCCCCTCGGGCCAGGACGCCGACCTCGAGAAGGCCCTCCGGCCCCGCGCCCTCGACGACTTTATCGGCCAGAGGAAGATCAAGGACAACCTCCGGGTCTTTATCACGGCCGCCCTCCAGCGCGGCGAGGCGCTCGACCACGTCATCCTCTCGGGCCCGCCCGGGCTCGGCAAGACGACGCTCGCCCACATCATCGCCGAGGAGATGGGCGCCGAGGTCAAGACGACCTCCGGGCCCGCGCTCGACAAGCCGGCGAACATCGCCGGCCTGCTCACGAACCTCAACGAGGGCGACGTCCTGTTCATCGACGAGATCCACCGGCTCTCGCCCGTCGTCGAGGAGTACCTGTACTCGGCGATGGAGGACTACGCCATCGACATCCTCATCGACTCGGGGCCGAGCGCGCGGAGCGTCCGGATCGCGCTCCCGCCGTTCACGCTCATCGGCGCGACGACGCGGAAGGGCCTCCTCACGGCCCCGCTCCGCGCCCGCTTCGGCGTCGACTTCCGGTACGACTACTACGACGTCGACACGCTCCACCGGATCGTGCTCCGGAGCGCGAGCCTCATGAAGGTGGCCATCGACGAGGACGGGGCGTTCGAGATCGCGCGCCGCAGCCGGGGCACGCCGCGCATCGCCAACAAGCTCCTCCGGCGGACGCGCGACTTCGCCGAGGTCGAGACCGAGGCCGGGCCGGGCGACGGCCGCGTCACGCGCGCCGTGGCCGACCACGCGCTCAACGCGCTCGACGTCGACGAGGCCGGGCTGGACGAGATGGACGCCCGCATCCTCCTCGCGCTCATGGAGAAGTTCGACGGCGGGCCCGTCGGCATCTCGACCATCGCGGTCGCCGTCGGCGAGGACGCCGGGACGGTCGAGGAGGTCTACGAGCCGTACCTCATCCAGGAGGGCTTCATGGCGCGGACGCCGCGCGGCCGCGTCGCCACGCGCCGCGCGTACGACCACTTCGACGTGGTCCCCCCGCTCAAGCAGTCCGACATCTTCGACGAGTTGATCGGGTAGCGGCCGCCGACTCCTCCTGCCTCGGCGCCGAGGCGGGAGGAGCCACACACCGATGACCGACCCGCGGATCGCCCTGCTCCTCCACGCGCTCGACCGGTCGTTCGACGGGACGGGTTGGCACGGGCCGACGCTCGTGGGCGCGACGCGCGGGATGGACGAAGACGCCGCGAGCTGGCGGCCTGCGCCCGACGCGCACAACGCGTGGGAATACGTCGTCCACACCGCGTACTGGACGTACCGCGTCCTCCGGCACGTCGCCGAGGAGCCGCCCGCCCACTTCGACGAGGCGGGCTCCAACTTTTTCGAGCGCCCCGCCGAAGGGAGGGCGCTGGCCGACGACCTCGACCGGCTCCGCGACTGGCACTACCGGCTGGTCGAGGCCGTCGAGGCGTTCGACCCGGAACGGCTGGACGAGACGGCGTACGACGACTACTCCTTCGGAGACGCCATCGCGGGGATCGCGGCGCACGACGCGTACCACGCGGGGCAGATCCGCCTGCTCCGTCGCCTCCAGGGCGATCTGTAGTCGCCGAGGCAAGGATGCGCGAGCGGGAGTGCGAGGCGTTCTTCGAGGCGTCCACCCGTTCGCCGATGCGCACGCTCGTCCTGCTCGCCGCCTTCCCTCTCGCGGTCTCCGCCCAGTCCGTCGGTTCGTTCTCGGAGCCGGTGACCGAGTCGGACGCGCCGCCGCGCGTCTGCGTGGACCTCGAAAGCACGCAGGTCTGCCGCACGGTCGATGACGACGGCGAAGGCGTCATCGAGGTGGAGGGGGCTGGGTTCGGAGGCGCATTGTGGCGAGCGTCGGCGCCGGGTATCGTCGACGACGTCCGCGCGTTTCGGGTCGTGTGGGGGGATGGGCGGAGCGCGCTCGCCGTCGCCGTGTTGGAGGGCGTCTCCAACGGCCTCGGCGTCGCCACGTGGTCGGTTCACGTCGTCCCCGAGGGGGCGGATCAGCCGGCGTACGGGTTCATCGCGCGCGACTTCGACCCCGAGGGCGGCAGCTTCGCGACGTGGGGCGGCGAGCCCGTCGTCTGGGCCACGGAGTGGATGGAGGCCGAGGACCCGGCCGGGCGCCGCGGCACCGGCATGTACCTCGTCGGGCGCCCGTTTTTCATCGGCGCCGACGGGCTGGCGCCGGCCGCCGACCTGCCGATCCGTGCGCGGCGTCTTCTAGCGGAGTTCCGAACCGAGCCCGGCGGGCCGGTCGGCTGGCTGTCGAGCCGCGCGGCCGAGACGCGCCGCCAGGACCCCGCGCGTTCCGGGGCGCCGGGGGGCGACGCCGGCCGGATCACGTCCGTCCGCCCCGGCCCCGACGGCTTCCGCGTGACCTGGACCGACGGCGCGACCGAGCGCGCGTTCGTCGTCGACCCATGGAGCCCGCCGGCCGACGCCGAGGCGGCCCGCCTCGGCGACCGCGCCACGGGCCGGCTCTACCCTCTCGCGTACCGCCCCGCCGACCTCGATGGCCGCGCCGCCACCCTCGGGATGGGTGCCGGGGGGACCGTCACTCTCTGGCTCGACTAGGCTGGCACGCTCGTCGAGGCGGGCGCCGTTGCAAACCGGCGGCGGAGGACAGGGAGCAGCCCGAGCAAGACGACTGCCGCCACCCCAGCGAGGCCGCCGGCCCCGAGCCACAGCTCCTCCGACCCGGCGGCCGTGAGCACAAGCCCGCCAAGCGCAGGGCCGACGGTCTTCGACAGGCCCCAACTCGCGTGGTAGACGCCCTGGTACGAGCCGCGGAGGTGCGCCGGCGCCAGCCGCGACACGATGGTCGGGACGACGGGGAGGAACGCCATCTCGCCGAGCGTCCAGATCACGGCGAAGGCGGCGTAGGCCCAGAACGTCTCGGCGGTCGCCGTGAGCGCGAGGCCGATCGCGACGAGGGCGACCGCGCCCGGCACGAGCACCGTCGTCAGCCGGTCGCCCACGTACGCGGCCACGGGCAGCCCGATGAGCACGATCAGCCCGCCGTTGACGGTCACGACGAGGCCGAACTCGAGCTCGTTCAGCCCGTCGGCGGCCATGGTGATCGGGAGCGACGAGAACAGCTGGAAGAACCCGATGCCGACGAGGAGGACGGCGACGGCCAGCGCGGCGAGCGCTCCGTCGCGGGCGAGAGGGCGGAGCGACAGCGTCCGCGCCGCGCTCTCGTCCGATAGAGGCCGCGTTTCGGGAACGGCTACGAGCACGATCGCGGCGTAGCCGAGGAGCGTCGCGCCTTCCAGCCAGAACAGCCCGGCGTACGACCGCGCGGCGATGAGCCCGCCGAGCGCCGGCCCCACCGCTGCGCCGAGGTTGATGGCCCAGTAGACGATGGCGTAGGCCCGCGGCTGGCGCTCTTCGGGGAGCATGTCGGCCACGGCCGCCGAGACGGCGGGCCGGTACATCTCAGCCAAGAGCCCGAACGCGAACGCCAGCGCCGCGATGGCCGCGTAGGTCGGCGCGGCCGGGAGGAGAGCGACGGGCACGGCGGCCCCGGCGAGGCTCGCCAGGAGGACCGGCCGTCGCCCGATCCGGTCTGAGACCCAGCCGCCCGTGAAGCCGCCCACGAACGAGCCGGCGCCGTAGAGCGAC
This sequence is a window from Rubrivirga marina. Protein-coding genes within it:
- a CDS encoding DinB family protein; this encodes MTDPRIALLLHALDRSFDGTGWHGPTLVGATRGMDEDAASWRPAPDAHNAWEYVVHTAYWTYRVLRHVAEEPPAHFDEAGSNFFERPAEGRALADDLDRLRDWHYRLVEAVEAFDPERLDETAYDDYSFGDAIAGIAAHDAYHAGQIRLLRRLQGDL
- a CDS encoding aspartate/glutamate racemase family protein, producing MPSPRPIGIVGGVGPMAGLDLVRKITAATRARCDQDHLPVTLVSHPHRIADRTDFLLGRTAINPGLALADLADTLITGGAEIIGIPCNTAHAPAIIACVRERIGGRAEFVDLIEAVADEIRHRFPDARRVGVLSTTGTLAARVYPDRLGPLGLDVIAPPPSVQETDVHPAIYDPTYGVKSVSAPVNDRAVAGLRAGLDHLVGAGAEVVVLACTEIPLALSMTEVGGVPMLDATRVLARALVRRSCPEVLTEA
- the ruvB gene encoding Holliday junction branch migration DNA helicase RuvB → MDSAPRDASAPSGQDADLEKALRPRALDDFIGQRKIKDNLRVFITAALQRGEALDHVILSGPPGLGKTTLAHIIAEEMGAEVKTTSGPALDKPANIAGLLTNLNEGDVLFIDEIHRLSPVVEEYLYSAMEDYAIDILIDSGPSARSVRIALPPFTLIGATTRKGLLTAPLRARFGVDFRYDYYDVDTLHRIVLRSASLMKVAIDEDGAFEIARRSRGTPRIANKLLRRTRDFAEVETEAGPGDGRVTRAVADHALNALDVDEAGLDEMDARILLALMEKFDGGPVGISTIAVAVGEDAGTVEEVYEPYLIQEGFMARTPRGRVATRRAYDHFDVVPPLKQSDIFDELIG
- a CDS encoding MDR family MFS transporter, with translation MTGTRLRAAYAAYPRPFWMLVVGTFVNRTGLVVLPFLALYLHGQRGFSVAQATLAVSLYGAGSFVGGFTGGWVSDRIGRRPVLLASLAGAAVPVALLPAAPTYAAIAALAFAFGLLAEMYRPAVSAAVADMLPEERQPRAYAIVYWAINLGAAVGPALGGLIAARSYAGLFWLEGATLLGYAAIVLVAVPETRPLSDESAARTLSLRPLARDGALAALAVAVLLVGIGFFQLFSSLPITMAADGLNELEFGLVVTVNGGLIVLIGLPVAAYVGDRLTTVLVPGAVALVAIGLALTATAETFWAYAAFAVIWTLGEMAFLPVVPTIVSRLAPAHLRGSYQGVYHASWGLSKTVGPALGGLVLTAAGSEELWLGAGGLAGVAAVVLLGLLPVLRRRFATAPASTSVPA